One Luteibacter sp. 9135 DNA segment encodes these proteins:
- a CDS encoding TonB-dependent receptor: MRRTLLALTLATTFGSAVPAMAEDAPQDATAPASPKEGQGKSRKNADKLDAIVVNAVPLGQSADQIVAPVAVLAGSALDDAKAVSLGETVSAIPGVQSSALGTAVGRPIIRGLDGPRVAVLENGLSSQDVSNVSQDHAVTLEPFLADQIEVLKGPATLLYGSGAIGGVVNVVDGRVPEKAPDNGFAGRAELRHDSVSDGKTGLLRLDAGNDTFAIHVDGMHRDNEDYDIPGGTLANSAVKTTSGAVGASVLGSWGYVGVSVSRFMDLYGSPAEPGDAAEGEDPVHIKMAQTNYSLKGGLVQPIDGIARVEFNLGHGAYQHVEYEGDTPGTTFTTNSNQGRLVVTHEEFAGWNGAFGVQTQHRRFSAVGEETFVPPTTTKGAGVFLTEQREFGPVKVELGARHDKQDVEPDNGAKRNYSPNSFSAGAAWRFADQWHLSLNLDHAERAPSEEELFANGPHAASNTFEIGSDLNKEKSNQAELGLHFHGDAVEGKVAVYYNKYKNFIYLADTGEVQDDLPVRIWSQNDATFRGAEAEATFHLAKGTSGNWDLRVFGDTVRATLSDGAGNVPRIPAGRLGSTLSWSADSLRASLGAVRYMKQDKIAAFETDTAGYTLVNAHVAWTFVNDDRSQWEAFVDGNNLTNQTARPATSLFKDVAPMPGRNISVGVRAFF; encoded by the coding sequence ATGCGCCGAACCCTTCTCGCCCTGACGCTCGCCACCACGTTCGGTAGCGCCGTTCCCGCCATGGCCGAAGATGCGCCGCAGGATGCCACCGCCCCCGCCTCACCCAAAGAGGGCCAAGGCAAGTCGCGCAAGAACGCCGACAAGCTGGACGCCATCGTGGTGAACGCCGTGCCGCTGGGCCAGAGCGCGGACCAGATCGTCGCGCCCGTGGCGGTACTGGCGGGCTCCGCCCTCGACGACGCGAAGGCCGTGTCGCTGGGCGAGACGGTGTCGGCCATTCCGGGCGTGCAGAGTTCGGCCCTGGGCACCGCCGTGGGTCGTCCGATCATCCGCGGTCTGGATGGCCCGCGCGTCGCGGTACTGGAGAACGGCCTGTCCTCGCAGGATGTTTCGAACGTCAGCCAGGATCACGCGGTCACCCTGGAGCCGTTCCTGGCCGACCAGATCGAGGTGCTCAAGGGCCCGGCCACCCTCCTCTACGGCTCCGGCGCCATCGGCGGCGTGGTCAACGTCGTCGACGGTCGCGTGCCCGAGAAGGCACCCGACAACGGCTTCGCCGGCCGCGCGGAGTTGCGCCACGATTCCGTCTCCGACGGCAAGACCGGCCTGCTCCGCCTCGACGCGGGTAACGATACCTTCGCGATCCACGTGGACGGCATGCATCGCGACAACGAGGATTACGACATCCCCGGCGGCACGCTGGCCAACAGCGCGGTGAAGACCACCTCCGGTGCCGTCGGTGCGTCGGTACTCGGCTCGTGGGGCTATGTGGGCGTGTCGGTGTCGCGCTTCATGGACCTCTACGGCAGCCCCGCCGAACCCGGCGATGCGGCCGAGGGCGAGGACCCGGTACACATCAAGATGGCGCAGACCAACTACAGCCTGAAGGGCGGCCTGGTCCAGCCCATCGACGGCATCGCCAGGGTCGAGTTCAACCTGGGGCATGGCGCCTACCAGCACGTGGAATACGAAGGCGACACGCCGGGCACCACGTTCACGACCAACAGCAACCAGGGCCGCCTGGTCGTCACGCACGAGGAATTCGCCGGCTGGAACGGCGCGTTTGGCGTACAGACGCAACATCGCCGGTTTTCCGCGGTGGGCGAGGAAACCTTCGTGCCGCCGACGACGACCAAGGGCGCGGGCGTCTTCCTTACCGAGCAGCGCGAATTCGGACCGGTGAAAGTGGAACTGGGTGCGCGCCACGACAAGCAGGACGTCGAGCCCGACAACGGCGCGAAGCGCAACTACAGCCCCAACAGCTTCTCGGCCGGTGCCGCCTGGCGCTTCGCGGATCAATGGCACCTGTCGCTCAACCTCGATCACGCCGAACGCGCGCCGTCGGAGGAAGAACTCTTCGCCAACGGCCCGCACGCCGCATCCAATACGTTCGAGATCGGCAGCGACCTCAACAAGGAAAAATCGAACCAGGCGGAACTGGGCCTGCATTTCCATGGCGATGCGGTCGAGGGCAAGGTGGCGGTGTACTACAACAAGTACAAGAACTTCATCTACCTGGCCGACACCGGTGAAGTGCAAGACGATCTGCCCGTGCGTATCTGGTCGCAGAACGATGCGACCTTCCGCGGCGCGGAGGCGGAAGCGACCTTCCACCTGGCCAAGGGCACGTCGGGCAACTGGGACCTGCGCGTGTTCGGCGACACGGTACGCGCCACGTTGTCAGATGGCGCAGGCAACGTGCCGCGCATCCCCGCCGGCCGGTTGGGTTCCACGCTGAGCTGGAGCGCCGATAGCCTGCGCGCCAGCCTGGGCGCGGTGCGCTACATGAAACAGGACAAGATCGCCGCGTTCGAAACGGATACGGCGGGCTACACCCTGGTCAACGCGCACGTTGCGTGGACCTTCGTCAACGACGATCGCAGCCAGTGGGAAGCCTTCGTCGACGGCAACAACCTGACCAACCAGACGGCGCGCCCCGCCACCTCGTTGTTCAAGGACGTGGCACCCATGCCCGGTCGCAACATCTCGGTGGGCGTGCGCGCGTTCTTCTGA
- a CDS encoding MerC domain-containing protein produces MTDLRLDSDDAATPRRWWHVADRFGATASFLCAIHCAAMPFVIALLPVLGLSFLADHRFEAGFVGFACVLATLALVSGYRRHRRRLPLILAVPGLVLLVAGVTVLHEGSLLVHSALVTCGGLLVASAHFVNLRVDHGDHAGHIHGPSCVHP; encoded by the coding sequence ATGACCGACCTTCGCCTCGATTCCGACGATGCCGCCACGCCCCGCCGCTGGTGGCATGTGGCCGATCGTTTCGGCGCCACGGCGTCGTTCCTGTGCGCGATCCACTGCGCGGCCATGCCGTTCGTGATTGCGCTGCTGCCCGTGCTGGGCCTGTCGTTCCTGGCGGATCACCGCTTCGAAGCAGGCTTCGTCGGCTTCGCCTGCGTGCTGGCGACGCTGGCGCTGGTCTCCGGTTACCGGCGGCATCGCCGCCGCCTGCCGCTGATACTGGCGGTACCCGGGCTCGTCCTGCTGGTGGCGGGCGTCACTGTGCTGCATGAGGGCTCGCTGCTGGTGCATAGCGCGCTGGTGACCTGCGGGGGCCTGCTGGTGGCCTCGGCGCACTTCGTCAACCTGCGCGTCGACCACGGCGATCATGCGGGGCACATCCACGGGCCGTCCTGCGTCCACCCGTGA
- the hutI gene encoding imidazolonepropionase: protein MSNGDRWDYLLLDVGLATLAPTGTAYGAMEDAAIGWRDGVITFVGPRAELPGDPHALAHRVESLPGHWVTPGLVDCHTHLVFGGERSREFEQRLEGATYEEIARAGGGIVSSVRDTRAADEDELLRQSLPRAQALLADGVTTLEIKSGYGLAPDAERRMLRVARRIGETLGIDVRTTFLGLHALPPEYADRRDDYVALVCDSMLPALADEGLVDAVDAFCEGIGFTHAETERVFARAAALGLPVKLHAEQLSDLGGAALVARYAGLSADHLEWTSDEGVRAMAAAGTVAVLLPGAYYALRDTRPPPIARFREHGVAMAVATDLNPGTSPLLSLRLAMSMACTLFRLTPEEALRGATVHGARALGLDDRGTLETGKRADLAVWRVRHLPELCYWIGGTLLRESWIAGVRVSSPRA from the coding sequence ATGAGCAACGGGGATCGCTGGGACTACCTGCTGCTCGATGTCGGCCTGGCCACGCTGGCGCCGACCGGCACGGCCTATGGCGCCATGGAGGACGCTGCGATCGGCTGGCGGGACGGCGTGATCACGTTCGTGGGCCCACGTGCCGAGCTTCCCGGCGACCCGCATGCGCTCGCCCATCGGGTCGAATCGCTGCCCGGCCATTGGGTCACTCCCGGCCTGGTCGACTGCCACACGCATCTCGTCTTCGGCGGCGAACGTTCCCGCGAGTTCGAGCAACGGCTGGAGGGCGCGACCTACGAGGAGATCGCCCGCGCGGGCGGCGGCATCGTGTCCAGCGTGCGGGATACACGCGCCGCGGATGAGGACGAACTGCTGCGCCAGTCGCTGCCCCGTGCGCAGGCCCTGCTGGCCGACGGCGTGACCACCCTGGAAATCAAGTCGGGCTATGGCCTGGCGCCCGATGCCGAGCGGCGCATGCTCCGCGTCGCCCGTCGCATCGGCGAGACGCTGGGCATCGACGTGCGCACCACCTTCCTCGGCCTGCACGCGCTGCCGCCGGAGTATGCGGACCGCCGCGACGACTACGTTGCGCTGGTCTGCGACAGCATGCTGCCCGCGCTGGCCGACGAAGGCCTGGTGGATGCCGTGGATGCCTTCTGCGAGGGTATCGGTTTCACGCATGCGGAAACCGAGCGCGTGTTCGCCCGAGCCGCGGCCCTGGGCTTGCCGGTGAAACTGCATGCCGAGCAGTTGTCCGACCTGGGTGGCGCGGCCCTGGTCGCCCGCTATGCCGGCCTGTCCGCCGATCACCTGGAGTGGACCAGCGACGAGGGCGTGCGCGCCATGGCCGCGGCCGGCACCGTGGCGGTGCTGCTGCCGGGCGCGTACTACGCGCTGCGTGACACGCGCCCGCCGCCGATCGCCCGCTTTCGGGAACACGGCGTGGCCATGGCGGTGGCCACCGATCTCAATCCCGGCACCTCCCCGCTACTGTCGCTGCGCCTCGCGATGAGCATGGCCTGCACGCTGTTCCGCCTCACGCCCGAGGAAGCCCTGCGCGGGGCGACGGTGCACGGCGCCCGTGCCCTCGGGCTGGACGATCGCGGCACCCTGGAAACCGGCAAGCGCGCGGACCTGGCGGTCTGGCGTGTCAGGCACCTTCCCGAGCTGTGCTACTGGATCGGCGGCACGCTGCTGCGCGAAAGCTGGATCGCCGGCGTGCGGGTGTCGTCGCCCAGGGCCTGA
- a CDS encoding chloride channel protein, which translates to MSDLPPHDDADAPHHPRFQRLRKLRQHDLLSPLQWRRRVLFWTGAIVVGLSAVFFAKAADYAFELFHSVASHGWWVPLLITPPMFALLCWLTQGALKATRGSGIPQAIAALKVEDEDFRTRLLALRVALGKMALTLAALLGGASVGREGPTVHVGAGLLYSMGRRFGFDDPTAAGRFILAGSAAGLAAAFNTPLAGIVFAIEEMSGTFEHRMSGTLLTAVFVAGVVSLGVLGNYAYFGDISASLPLGRAWLAVLLTGIVGGLAGGLFARLIIPSTLGLRGVVGRLRARQPIAFAAACGLALVLLSLLSANGLYGTGYAQARDILQGHSDTGPLFGVLKFLGNIASSWAGIPGGIFSPALAVGAGLGGNIAHLLPGADTSAVVLLGMAAYLSGVTQAPLTATVISLELTANHMMALPIMAACLLARGASALVCRVPVYKALADALIVQYEAERARREPTPATEPGHAP; encoded by the coding sequence GTGAGCGACCTGCCTCCCCACGATGACGCGGACGCTCCGCACCACCCGCGCTTCCAGCGCCTGCGCAAGCTGCGCCAGCACGACCTGCTCTCCCCCCTGCAATGGCGGCGACGCGTGCTGTTCTGGACCGGCGCGATCGTGGTCGGCCTGTCCGCAGTCTTTTTCGCCAAGGCGGCGGACTACGCGTTCGAACTCTTCCACAGCGTGGCGTCGCATGGCTGGTGGGTGCCGCTGCTGATCACCCCGCCCATGTTCGCCCTGCTCTGCTGGCTCACCCAGGGCGCGCTGAAGGCGACGCGGGGCTCGGGCATCCCGCAGGCCATCGCGGCGCTGAAAGTGGAGGACGAAGACTTCCGCACGCGCCTGCTGGCCCTGCGCGTCGCGCTGGGCAAGATGGCGCTGACGCTGGCGGCACTGCTCGGCGGCGCGTCGGTCGGACGTGAGGGGCCCACGGTGCACGTGGGCGCCGGCCTGCTCTATTCGATGGGACGCCGCTTCGGTTTCGACGATCCCACCGCGGCGGGACGCTTCATCCTCGCCGGCTCCGCCGCCGGCCTGGCCGCCGCGTTCAACACGCCGCTGGCGGGCATCGTGTTCGCCATCGAGGAAATGTCCGGCACGTTCGAGCACCGGATGAGCGGCACGCTGCTGACCGCCGTCTTCGTCGCCGGCGTGGTCTCGCTGGGCGTGCTGGGCAACTATGCCTATTTCGGCGATATCAGCGCGTCGCTTCCGCTCGGTCGCGCGTGGCTGGCCGTACTGCTCACCGGCATCGTCGGTGGCCTGGCCGGCGGACTGTTCGCGCGCCTGATCATTCCCTCGACCCTGGGCCTGCGCGGCGTGGTCGGTCGGCTCCGTGCACGGCAGCCGATCGCGTTCGCCGCCGCCTGCGGCCTGGCGCTGGTGCTGCTGAGCCTGCTGAGCGCCAATGGCCTGTACGGCACCGGCTACGCCCAGGCGCGCGACATCCTGCAGGGCCACAGCGACACCGGCCCGCTGTTCGGCGTGCTCAAGTTCCTCGGCAACATCGCCTCGTCCTGGGCAGGCATCCCCGGCGGCATCTTCTCGCCGGCGCTGGCCGTCGGCGCTGGCCTGGGTGGCAACATCGCCCACCTGCTCCCGGGCGCGGACACCTCGGCCGTGGTGCTGCTGGGCATGGCGGCCTACCTCTCCGGCGTGACGCAGGCCCCGCTCACGGCCACGGTGATCTCGCTGGAGCTGACCGCCAACCACATGATGGCGCTGCCGATCATGGCCGCCTGCCTGCTGGCGCGCGGCGCCTCCGCCCTGGTCTGCCGCGTGCCGGTCTACAAGGCCCTGGCGGATGCCCTGATCGTGCAGTACGAAGCCGAACGCGCCCGGCGTGAGCCGACGCCGGCCACGGAACCGGGACACGCGCCATGA
- the prfB gene encoding peptide chain release factor 2 (programmed frameshift) translates to MIETNPILAQIADLKGRVESLRGYLDYAVKKERLEEVNRELENPKIWDDPKRAQELGRERAQLDGIVTGIEEMSGSLDDSNELLEMAAADGDEATVQSIVDDLKKVDARVGKLEFQRMFSGELDSAAAFVDVQAGAGGTEAQDWAEILLRMYLRWAESRGWKTEMMEVSAGEVAGIKSATFRVEGDYAYGWLKTEIGVHRLVRKSPFDSDNRRHTSFTSVFVSPEVDDNIEIDINPADLRTDVYRSSGAGGQHVNKTESAVRITHVPTNTVVACQTERSQHANRDRAMKMLKAKLYELEVQKRNAEKDALEATKSDIGWGSQIRNYVLDQSRIKDLRTGIERSDTQKVLDGDLDEFVEASLKSGLEAGSKRVDA, encoded by the exons ATGATCGAGACCAATCCGATCCTTGCGCAGATCGCGGACCTCAAGGGCCGCGTCGAGTCGCTTAGGGGGTATCTT GACTACGCTGTCAAGAAAGAACGCCTAGAAGAAGTCAACCGCGAGCTGGAAAATCCCAAGATATGGGATGACCCCAAGCGCGCGCAGGAGCTCGGCCGCGAACGCGCCCAGCTCGACGGCATCGTCACCGGCATCGAAGAGATGTCCGGCTCGCTCGACGACTCCAACGAACTGCTCGAGATGGCCGCCGCCGATGGCGACGAGGCCACGGTGCAGTCCATCGTCGACGACCTGAAGAAAGTCGACGCCCGCGTGGGCAAGCTCGAATTCCAGCGCATGTTCTCCGGCGAGCTCGACTCGGCGGCGGCCTTCGTCGATGTCCAGGCCGGCGCCGGCGGTACCGAGGCCCAGGACTGGGCGGAAATCCTCCTGCGCATGTACCTGCGCTGGGCGGAGTCGCGTGGCTGGAAGACCGAGATGATGGAAGTCAGCGCGGGTGAAGTGGCCGGCATCAAGTCCGCCACCTTCCGCGTAGAGGGCGATTACGCCTATGGCTGGCTCAAGACCGAGATCGGCGTGCATCGCCTGGTCCGCAAGAGCCCGTTCGATTCCGACAACCGCCGGCACACCAGCTTCACCTCGGTGTTCGTTTCGCCGGAAGTCGACGACAACATCGAGATCGACATCAATCCGGCCGACCTGCGTACGGACGTCTACCGGTCGTCGGGCGCCGGCGGCCAGCACGTCAACAAGACCGAGTCGGCGGTGCGTATCACCCATGTGCCGACCAACACGGTCGTGGCCTGCCAGACCGAGCGCAGCCAGCATGCCAACCGCGACCGCGCGATGAAGATGCTGAAAGCCAAGCTTTACGAGCTGGAAGTGCAGAAGCGCAATGCGGAAAAGGACGCCCTGGAAGCCACCAAGTCCGACATCGGCTGGGGTAGCCAGATCCGCAATTACGTGCTCGACCAGTCCCGCATCAAGGACCTGCGCACGGGTATCGAACGTTCCGACACGCAGAAGGTGCTCGACGGCGACCTCGACGAATTCGTCGAAGCCAGCCTGAAATCCGGCCTGGAGGCCGGCTCCAAGCGCGTCGACGCCTGA
- a CDS encoding formimidoylglutamate deiminase, which translates to MSHATLAADYFWHDRAWRAGGDGIAVANGRFADETAGPRERVGRFVLPGMPNLHSHAFQRAMAGLAERRGPGEDSFWTWRETMYAFAEAIDPDDMKAIATQVYVEMVKAGYTQVCEFHYLHHGPRGVPYADPAAMSLALIEAARDAGIGLTLLPVLYMTGGFDGRALNERQQRFRHDVGQYVALLESLAPLQDDMLRIGVALHSLRAVPEDAMRTLLATGVCRDMPIHIHIAEQIGEVQDCLAARGARPVEWLLDHAEVDARWTLVHATHLTPHETDRLAKTGAVAGLCPTTEANLGDGVFPLGAFIDAGGTLGIGSDSHISVSPVEELRWLEYGQRLVTRHRNVAARRPEESVGTVLWQRALDGGAQSAAVNVGRLARGSRADLLVLDDTSPLLAARGEADVIDSFLFAGNTPLVRDVMVGGHWRVRDFAHVAEARAAEAYRGVVERLAAA; encoded by the coding sequence ATGTCGCATGCCACGCTTGCCGCCGACTACTTCTGGCACGACCGCGCGTGGCGCGCGGGAGGCGACGGTATCGCCGTGGCGAACGGGCGCTTCGCCGACGAAACGGCCGGCCCGCGGGAGCGCGTCGGCCGTTTCGTGCTCCCCGGCATGCCCAACCTGCACTCGCATGCCTTCCAGCGGGCGATGGCCGGCCTGGCCGAGCGGCGGGGCCCGGGCGAGGACAGCTTCTGGACCTGGCGCGAGACGATGTACGCCTTCGCCGAGGCGATCGATCCCGACGACATGAAGGCCATCGCGACCCAGGTCTACGTCGAGATGGTGAAGGCCGGTTATACCCAGGTCTGCGAGTTCCACTACCTGCACCACGGCCCGCGCGGCGTGCCCTACGCGGACCCCGCGGCGATGTCGCTGGCGCTCATCGAGGCGGCTCGCGATGCCGGCATCGGCCTGACACTGCTACCCGTGCTGTACATGACCGGCGGCTTCGACGGCCGTGCCCTCAACGAGCGCCAGCAGCGGTTCCGTCACGATGTCGGCCAGTATGTCGCCCTGCTGGAAAGCCTGGCGCCCTTGCAGGACGACATGCTGCGGATCGGCGTGGCGCTGCATTCGCTTCGGGCCGTACCCGAGGATGCGATGCGGACCTTGCTGGCCACCGGCGTATGCCGCGACATGCCCATCCATATCCACATCGCCGAGCAGATCGGCGAGGTGCAGGACTGCCTCGCGGCACGGGGCGCACGCCCCGTCGAGTGGTTGCTCGATCATGCCGAGGTAGATGCGCGGTGGACGCTGGTCCACGCCACGCACCTCACCCCGCACGAGACCGACCGCCTGGCGAAGACCGGCGCGGTCGCCGGCCTGTGCCCGACCACCGAGGCCAACCTGGGCGACGGCGTGTTCCCCTTGGGAGCGTTCATCGACGCGGGTGGCACGCTGGGTATCGGCTCGGATTCGCACATCTCCGTGTCGCCGGTGGAGGAACTGCGCTGGCTGGAGTACGGGCAGCGCCTCGTCACGCGGCATCGCAACGTCGCCGCCCGTCGTCCGGAAGAAAGCGTGGGCACCGTGTTGTGGCAGCGCGCGCTGGACGGCGGCGCGCAATCTGCTGCGGTGAACGTGGGCCGGCTGGCCCGCGGCTCGCGCGCCGATCTGCTCGTGCTGGACGATACCTCGCCCCTGCTGGCGGCCCGCGGCGAAGCCGACGTGATCGACAGTTTCCTGTTCGCCGGTAACACACCGCTGGTACGCGACGTCATGGTCGGCGGTCACTGGCGCGTACGCGACTTCGCGCACGTAGCCGAAGCGCGGGCGGCGGAGGCTTACCGTGGCGTCGTCGAGAGGCTGGCCGCCGCATGA
- the asnB gene encoding asparagine synthase B: MCSIFGMFGLQAGDDLLALRREAMALSQRQRHRGPDWSGVYVDEGAILVHERLAIVDPASGAQPLRSPEGDLALAVNGEIYNHRELRAISDYAFTTGSDCEVINALYREHGADFPGKLNGIFAFALWDAGRKRLIVARDPVGVCPLYWGHDRAGRLCVASEMKSLVGVCADVAPFPPGHVYDSETGEAVSYWTPTWRDYDATAGKTISPKDLRAAFEAAVHRQMMTDVPYGVLLSGGLDSSLVAAVAAGFARRRIEEDDRGEAWWPRLHSFAIGLEGSPDLKAAEVAAEALGTVHHGFRYTFEEGLDALPEVIRHIETYDVTTIRASTPMFLLARRIKAMGVKMVLSGEGADEIFGGYLYFHKAPSARAFHEETVRKLDALHYYDCLRANKSMSAWGVEARVPFLDTAFLETAMSIDAEAKMVARKGIEKGLLREAFEGVLPDAILWRQKEQFSDGVGYGWIDGLKAHAEAMVSDREFAAAASRFPTNTPATKEAFFYRSIFETHFPGEACAATVPGGKSIACSSPAALAWDPAFAAAADPSGRAVRGVHRESLPA, from the coding sequence ATGTGTTCGATCTTCGGGATGTTCGGCCTGCAGGCCGGTGACGACCTTCTCGCGTTGCGCCGCGAGGCCATGGCGCTGTCGCAACGCCAGCGCCATCGCGGTCCGGACTGGAGCGGGGTCTATGTCGACGAGGGCGCCATCCTCGTGCACGAGCGTCTGGCCATCGTCGATCCGGCCAGCGGGGCGCAGCCGCTGCGGTCTCCCGAGGGCGACCTGGCCCTGGCCGTGAACGGCGAGATCTACAACCATCGCGAACTGCGCGCGATCAGCGATTACGCCTTCACCACCGGCTCGGACTGCGAGGTCATCAACGCGCTTTACCGCGAGCACGGCGCCGATTTCCCCGGCAAGCTCAACGGTATCTTCGCCTTCGCCCTATGGGATGCCGGGCGCAAGCGGCTGATCGTCGCGCGCGATCCGGTCGGTGTCTGTCCGCTGTACTGGGGACACGATCGTGCCGGTCGCCTGTGCGTGGCCTCCGAGATGAAGTCGCTGGTAGGCGTATGCGCGGATGTCGCGCCGTTTCCTCCCGGCCATGTCTACGACAGCGAGACCGGCGAGGCGGTGAGCTACTGGACCCCCACATGGCGCGACTACGACGCCACCGCCGGAAAGACCATCTCGCCGAAAGACCTTCGTGCGGCGTTCGAGGCGGCAGTGCACCGCCAGATGATGACCGACGTGCCCTACGGCGTACTGCTGTCCGGCGGGCTGGATTCCTCCCTGGTGGCGGCGGTGGCGGCGGGCTTCGCACGCCGGCGCATCGAGGAAGACGACCGTGGCGAGGCCTGGTGGCCGCGCCTGCACTCGTTCGCCATCGGGCTGGAGGGCTCGCCGGACCTGAAGGCGGCTGAGGTCGCCGCCGAGGCGCTGGGCACGGTCCACCACGGGTTCCGTTACACCTTCGAGGAGGGCCTGGACGCGCTGCCCGAAGTCATCCGGCATATTGAAACCTACGACGTCACCACCATCCGCGCCTCCACGCCGATGTTCCTGCTGGCCCGCCGGATCAAGGCGATGGGCGTGAAGATGGTGCTCTCGGGCGAAGGCGCGGACGAGATCTTCGGTGGCTACCTCTACTTCCACAAGGCGCCGTCGGCCCGTGCCTTCCACGAGGAAACGGTGCGCAAGCTGGATGCCTTGCACTATTACGACTGCCTGCGCGCGAACAAGTCCATGTCGGCCTGGGGCGTCGAGGCACGCGTGCCGTTCCTCGACACAGCGTTCCTGGAGACGGCGATGTCCATCGACGCCGAGGCCAAGATGGTCGCCCGCAAGGGCATCGAGAAGGGCCTGCTGCGCGAGGCGTTCGAGGGCGTGTTGCCCGATGCCATTCTGTGGCGCCAGAAAGAGCAGTTCAGCGATGGCGTCGGCTACGGCTGGATCGACGGGCTGAAGGCCCACGCGGAGGCCATGGTCTCCGATCGCGAGTTCGCCGCCGCCGCGTCCCGTTTCCCCACCAACACCCCGGCCACCAAGGAGGCGTTCTTCTACCGGAGCATCTTCGAGACGCATTTCCCGGGCGAGGCCTGCGCCGCCACGGTGCCCGGCGGCAAGTCCATCGCCTGCTCGTCCCCGGCCGCCCTGGCCTGGGACCCGGCCTTCGCCGCCGCCGCCGATCCGTCCGGCCGGGCCGTCCGCGGCGTGCACCGGGAGTCGCTGCCAGCCTGA
- a CDS encoding cation diffusion facilitator family transporter, which translates to MSHDHAHSHDHDHAHAAGGSERKLLFAFVLTTIMLVVEAAGGLASGSLALLADAGHMLVDALALLLAFLGARFAARPADARRTYGYGRIEVLAGFVNALTQFALVAFIVYEAVMRLFHPAPILSGIMLAVALVGLAANVIVLRTLHGHDPDDVNIAGASLHVLGDLLGSVAAVLAALAVRWMDWNWADPVLSILVSLLILRSAWSLVRRSGHILLEGTPDGVDLADVQRQLMAADPAIVDIHHVHIWQVTSGSRMATLHAGLAPGADVGRVLTAIKTTLSERWRVGHATVQVDPGHCQDDLEGCGQDGGSHAH; encoded by the coding sequence ATGTCACACGATCACGCCCATTCGCACGACCACGACCATGCCCACGCCGCCGGTGGCAGCGAGCGCAAGCTGCTGTTCGCCTTCGTCCTGACCACGATCATGCTCGTCGTCGAGGCGGCGGGCGGACTGGCCTCAGGCTCCCTGGCCCTGCTGGCCGATGCCGGCCATATGCTGGTGGATGCGCTGGCGTTGCTGCTGGCCTTCCTGGGCGCGCGCTTCGCCGCACGGCCGGCCGATGCCCGGCGCACCTACGGCTATGGCCGTATCGAGGTCCTGGCCGGCTTCGTCAACGCGCTGACCCAGTTCGCCCTGGTCGCCTTCATCGTGTACGAAGCGGTAATGCGTCTGTTCCATCCCGCGCCCATTCTTTCCGGCATCATGCTGGCAGTCGCGCTGGTCGGCCTGGCCGCCAATGTCATCGTGTTGCGCACCCTGCACGGCCACGACCCCGACGATGTCAACATCGCCGGCGCAAGCCTGCACGTGCTGGGCGACCTGCTGGGCTCGGTGGCGGCCGTCCTCGCCGCCCTGGCCGTGCGCTGGATGGACTGGAACTGGGCCGACCCGGTCCTTTCCATACTGGTCTCCCTGCTGATCCTGCGCAGCGCGTGGTCGCTGGTGCGACGTTCCGGGCACATCCTGCTGGAAGGCACGCCGGATGGGGTCGACCTGGCTGACGTGCAACGGCAGCTGATGGCGGCGGACCCGGCCATTGTCGACATCCACCACGTACACATCTGGCAGGTCACGTCGGGCTCGCGCATGGCAACCCTGCATGCGGGACTGGCCCCGGGCGCCGATGTCGGGCGGGTGCTGACCGCGATCAAGACGACCCTCAGCGAGCGCTGGCGCGTAGGCCACGCCACCGTTCAGGTGGATCCCGGCCACTGCCAGGACGACCTGGAAGGCTGTGGCCAGGACGGCGGCAGCCACGCCCACTGA
- a CDS encoding 30S ribosomal protein THX: MGKGDRRTRRGKIYRSSYGNARPHVDVVTGAAVAKPAAAKPAAAAAKKAAPRKKA; encoded by the coding sequence ATGGGCAAGGGCGACCGCCGCACCCGTCGCGGCAAGATCTACCGTTCCAGCTACGGCAATGCCCGTCCGCACGTCGACGTCGTCACCGGCGCCGCCGTGGCCAAGCCGGCTGCCGCTAAGCCGGCCGCCGCCGCTGCCAAGAAGGCCGCGCCGCGCAAGAAGGCGTAA